The following coding sequences are from one Schizosaccharomyces osmophilus chromosome 1, complete sequence window:
- the sks2 gene encoding heat shock protein, Hsp70 family, ribosome associated Sks2 → MSEVYEGAIGIDLGTTYSCVAVWETANVEIIPNDQGARTTPSFVAFTETERLVGDAAKNQAAMNPRNTVFDAKRLIGRRYEDPETQKDIKHWPFKVIDNNGIPTIEVNYLGEKKQFTAQEVSAMVLTKMKEISEAKLNKRVEKAVVTVPAYFSDSQRAATKDAGAIAGLNVLRIINEPTAAAIAYGLDAKTAEAKNVLIFDLGGGTFDVSLLKIQGGVFEVLATAGDTHLGGEDFDAALVEHFIQEFKRKQKIDISEDPRALRRLRSACERAKRALSSVTQTTIEVDSLSNGIDFSSSITRARFEDINATTFKKTIDPVAKVLKDSKVAKGDVHDIVLVGGSTRIPKVQRLVSDFFQGRPLNKSINPDEAVAYGAAVQAAVLTNKADSDKTADLLLLDVVPLSLGVAMEGNVFGVVCPRNTAIPTIKKRTFTTVGDNQTSVTFPVYQGERVNCTENEALGEFQLTGIPPMPRGQAELEATFELDVNGILKVTALEKTTGRTAHIEITNSVGHLSSAKIQEMIENADKFKQQDKDFAKKLEAKSQLEAYISNIETTISEPNVMMKLKRGDKSKIEQQLAECMSQLELEDSNTDALRKSELRLKRTVQKAFASLR, encoded by the coding sequence ATGAGTGAAGTATACGAAGGTGCTATTGGTATCGACTTGGGTACCACCTACTCTTGCGTTGCCGTTTGGGAAACTGCTAATGTTGAAATTATCCCCAACGACCAAGGTGCTCGTACCACCccttcttttgttgcttTCACCGAAACTGAACGCTTGGTTGGTGATGCCGCTAAGAACCAAGCTGCTATGAACCCTCGTAACACCGTTTTTGACGCTAAGCGTCTCATCGGTCGTCGTTACGAAGATCCTGAGACCCAAAAGGACATTAAGCACTGGCCCTTCAAGGTTATTGACAACAATGGTATCCCTACCATTGAAGTTAACTACTTGGgtgaaaagaagcaattcACTGCTCAAGAAGTCTCCGCTATGGTTTTGACTAAGATGAAAGAGATCTCCGAAGCTAAGTTGAACAAGCGTGTTGAGAAGGCTGTTGTTACCGTCCCCGCTTACTTCTCTGACTCTCAACGTGCCGCCACCAAGGACGCTGGTGCCATTGCTGGTCTCAATGTCCTCCGTATCATCAACGAACCTACCGCTGCCGCCATCGCTTACGGTCTTGATGCCAAGACTGCTGAAGCCAAGAACGTTCTCATCTTCGATCTTGGTGGTGGTACCTTCGATGTCTCCCTCTTGAAGATTCAAGGTGGTGTTTTCGAAGTTTTGGCTACTGCTGGTGACACTCACTTGGGTGGTGAAGACTTTGACGCTGCTTTGGTTGAACACTTCATCCAAGAATTCAAGCGTAAGCAAAAGATTGACATCTCTGAAGATCCTCGTGCTCTCCGTCGTCTTCGCTCTGCTTGCGAACGTGCTAAGCGTGCCTTGTCTTCTGTCACTCAAACCACTATCGAAGTTGACTCTCTCTCCAACGGTATTGACTTCTCTTCTAGCATCACCCGTGCTCGTTTCGAGGACATCAATGCTACTACCTTCAAGAAGACCATCGACCCCGTTGCTAAGGTCTTGAAGGACTCTAAGGTTGCTAAGGGTGATGTTCACGATATTGTCCTTGTTGGTGGTTCTACCCGTATCCCCAAGGTTCAAAGACTCGTTTCCGACTTCTTCCAAGGCCGTCCTCTTAACAAGTCCATCAACCCCGATGAGGCCGTCGCCTATGGTGCTGCTGTCCAAGCCGCTGTCCTTACCAACAAGGCTGACTCTGACAAGACCGCTGActtgcttttgttggatGTTGTTCCCCTCTCTTTGGGTGTTGCTATGGAAGGTAACGTTTTTGGTGTTGTCTGCCCCCGTAACACTGCCATCCCTACCATCAAGAAGCGTACTTTCACCACCGTTGGTGACAACCAAACCTCTGTTACTTTCCCTGTCTACCAAGGTGAACGTGTTAACTGCACTGAAAACGAAGCCCTTGGTGAATTCCAACTTACCGGCATTCCCCCCATGCCCCGTGGTCAAGCTGAATTGGAAGCCACCTTTGAATTGGATGTTAACGGTATCTTGAAGGTTACTGCTCTTGAGAAGACCACTGGTCGCACTGCTCACATTGAGATCACCAACTCCGTTGGTCACCTCTCCTCCGCTAAGATTCAAGAAATGATTGAGAACGCCGACAAGTTCAAGCAACAAGACAAGGACTTCGCTAAGAAATTGGAAGCTAAGAGCCAACTCGAGGCTTACATTTCTAACATCGAGACCACCATCTCTGAACCTAATGTTATGATGAAGTTGAAGCGTGGTGACAAGTCTAAGATCGAGCAACAATTGGCTGAATGCATGTCCCAATTGGAACTTGAAGATTCTAACACCGATGCTCTCCGTAAGTCTGAACTTCGCCTTAAGCGTACCGTTCAAAAGGCCTTTGCCTCTCTCCGTTAA
- a CDS encoding DUF3844 family transmembrane protein, conserved protein, with protein sequence MEIRMRFSKFLFSLLLGIIVACVSGSLHSNAVVYISSFDEASNYVPSLNPSEARLIFAHMLGISQFHKLEGNPKADKLLQELLQQENSLSSFFDFNYKTFLTVSGLNLEEPVKEINPTFFIKDTPSSNSFGALIRRFQKQLNAADGKEHRTFYTNDLGGSLSVHALFQLHPIKQDDLLLLHLYERLFGKVTATFFDINKKQDQIFLSEVAALYEYIEYLKMKSDSGNVADPSIGFGQIVSLEIMYHTDGATSEKYRIAQDNIISLLLQLKQYSSTNYVLLPPSDLKARSARYQKRQLDLEAFGEEIDRVVASNDRNANGSCFMTEEACKKTTNSCSGRGECVKYANKDSCFVCQCASTVITAGNGGNRTIQWAGETCGKQDISIEFQFFFWFAIIGFGLLVFCIKLLFSVGQEELANVLTSTTPITKKNI encoded by the exons atgGAAATAAGGATGAGGTTTTCtaagtttttgttttcattgctACTTGGGATAATTGTAGCATGCGTTTCAG GCTCTTTGCATTCGAACGCCGTAGTTTACATATCTTCATTCGATGAAGCCAGTAACTACGTCCCTTCACTGAATCCTTCTGAAGCGCGGCTCATTTTTGCTCACATGTTGGGCATTTCTCAGTTTCATAAACTAGAGGGAAATCCTAAGGCCGATAAGCTGCTTCAGGAGTTGCTACAACAGGAAAAttcactttcttctttttttgatttcaattACAAGACGTTTCTTACCGTTTCCGGCTTGAATCTGGAAGAACCAGTGAAAGAGATAAACCCAACATTCTTCATAAAAGACACTCCTTCCAGCAACTCCTTTGGAGCTTTAATTCGAAggtttcaaaaacaattgaatGCCGCAGATGGGAAAGAACACAGAACGTTTTATACTAATGATTTGGGTGGTTCACTGTCAGTTCATGCcctttttcaattgcatCCTATAAAGCAAGATGACTTGCTTTTACTACATCTTTACGAAAggctttttggaaaagtaaCTGCCACATTCTTTGATattaacaaaaagcaagacCAAATCTTCTTGTCAGAAGTTGCTGCTTTGTACGAGTACATTGAGTATCTGAAAATGAAGTCCGACAGTGGAAACGTTGCAGATCCTTCCATCGGCTTTGGTCAAATCGTTTCTTTAGAG ATAATGTATCATACTGATGGTGCAACTTCCGAAAAGTACAGGATCGCGCAGGACAATATTATTTCGCTTTTATTGCAATTGAAGCAATACTCTTCTACAAATTATGTTCTCCTTCCTCCTTCTGATTTAAAAGCACGGAGTGCTAGATATCAAAAGCGTCAACTTGATCTAGAAGCATTTGGTGAAGAGATCGACCGAGTAGTGGCCAGCAACGATCGAAACGCCAATGGAAGCTGCTTTATGACGGAGGAAGCCTGTAAAAAGACAACTAATTCCTGTTCTGGTAGAGGCGAATGTGTAAAATATGCGAATAAGGATTCTTGCTTTGTTTGTCAATGCGCTTCCACCGTTATCACTGCTGGTAATGGTGGAAACAGGACGATCCAATGGGCTGGAGAAACATGTGGAAAGCAAGATATATCGATAGAATTtcagtttttcttttggttcgCTATAATCGGTTTTGGCCTACTCGTATTTTGCATAAAGTTACTCTTTAGTGTTGGACAAGAGGAATTAGCAAATGTTTTAACGTCTACGACGCCTATaacgaagaagaatatCTAA
- the vrs1 gene encoding cytoplasmic valine-tRNA ligase Vrs1/Vas1, giving the protein MADKSTEAAQSKEVQNPPSSHEPPKPKTEKELERERQKAAKLEKFHAKLASKKAKEESRKPKIEKKSKIAEPTAEFVEQTKLGEKKILQDLESPSLKSYNPRAVESAWYDWWVKSGFFEPEFGPDGKVKEEGKFVITSPPPNVTGALHIGHALTIAIQDSLARWNRMKGKTVLFLGGFDHAGLSTQSVVEKKLWAEKKQTRHDYPRNDFVDIVWKWKEEYHERIKKQMSRLGGSFDWTREAFTMDENLTRAVVETFVRLHEEKIIYRANRLVNWCTALQTTLSNLEVENVEVNGRTEIKVPGYDHLVEVGVLTSIAYEVEGSDEKVIIATTRPETLLGDTAIAVHPQDSRYKHLHGKSVKHPFCDRSLPIICDDIAVDMEFGTGAVKITPAHDPNDYEVGKRHNLAFINILNDDGTLNQSCGEFAGMKRFDVRIKIAERLKELGLFVGTQDNPMVIPVCGKTSDIIEPIMKPQWWVNQKEMANAAAEVVRSGEIDIAPEVSRRDFIRWMENIQDWCISRQLWWGHRIPAYFVKLSDAKNHDKSDDRYWVSGRSIEEVEEKAKAAFPGKSFTLEQDEDVLDTWFSSGLWPFSTLGWPNETADLKAFYPTDLMETGWDILFFWIARMVMMGIKLTGQVPFKRVFCHALVRDAQGRKMSKSLGNVVDPIDVIEGISLQALHDKLLVGNLDNREIEKAKKGQKMSYPKGIPQCGTDALRFTLCSLTSGGRDLNLDILRVEGYRKFCNKLYNATKFALGRLGPSFVPNETDKPTGKESLVEKWIFHRLNVAVDAMNKYMEEMNFLQATSAVYQFWLYELCDVYIENSKYLISDGSPIQQESAKQTLYTVLDTSLRLMHPFMPYVTEEMFQRLPRRPSDATPSIVKAKFPVSREDYAFEQAAKDYESIITVVHSSRSMMADNSVKSDAVLYVHPGQKQQELFNAEIASIQSLIKKCKSLKIVDTDFKGENCAKSDILEGCTVFLEKGE; this is encoded by the exons ATGGCAGACAAAAGTACTGAAGCTGCTCAGTCTAAGGAGGTTCAG AATCCCCCAAGTTCTCATGAACCTCCAAAACCCAAAACTGAGAAAGAAT TAGAACGTGAACGTCAGAAAGCTGCAAAGCTTGAGAAGTTTCACGCCAAATTAGCCTCAAAGAAGGCTAAGGAGGAGTCCAGAAAGCCAAAGATCGAAAAGAAGTCCAAGATCGCTGAACCTACAGCTGAATTTGTggaacaaacaaaacttggtgaaaagaagattcttCAAGATTTGGAATCTCCCTCTTTAAAGTCATATAATCCAAGGGCCGTTGAATCAGCTTGGTATGACTGGTGGGTTAAATCTGGATTTTTTGAGCCCGAATTTGGCCCTGACGGCAAGGTGAAAGAGGAGGGTAAGTTCGTTATAACCTCTCCCCCTCCTAATGTCACTGGTGCTCTCCATATCGGTCATGCCCTCACTATCGCAATTCAAGATTCTTTGGCTCGTTGGAATCGTATGAAGGGCAAGACTGTGCTTTTCTTGGGAGGTTTCGATCATGCAGGCCTTAGTACCCAGTCTGTCGTCGAGAAGAAGCTTTGGGCTGAAAAAAAGCAGACTCGCCACGACTACCCCAGAAATGATTTCGTCGACATTGTCTGGAAGTGGAAAGAGGAGTATCACGAACGAATTAAGAAGCAAATGTCCCGTCTTGGTGGCTCATTTGATTGGACTCGTGAGGCTTTCACTATGGATGAGAACCTTACTCGTGCTGTCGTCGAAACTTTTGTCCGCTTGCATGAGGAAAAGATTATCTACCGTGCCAATCGTCTTGTAAATTGGTGTACCGCTTTGCAAACTACTTTGTCCAACTTGGAAGTTGAGAACGTTGAAGTGAACGGACGTACCGAAATCAAGGTCCCTGGTTATGATCACCTTGTCGAAGTCGGTGTCTTAACATCAATTGCTTATGAAGTCGAAGGCTCtgatgaaaaagttatCATCGCAACCACTCGTCCTGAAACTTTGCTTGGTGATACCGCAATTGCTGTACATCCTCAAGATTCTCGTTACAAGCATCTTCATGGAAAGTCTGTTAAGCATCCCTTCTGTGACCGAAGCCTTCCCATCATCTGCGACGATATTGCGGTTGATATGGAATTTGGTACTGGTGCCGTTAAAATTACGCCTGCTCATGATCCTAACGATTATGAAGTTGGTAAGCGTCACAATCTTGCttttataaacattttGAATGACGACGGCACCTTGAACCAAAGTTGCGGCGAATTTGCTGGAATGAAGCGTTTCGATGTCCGTATCAAGATTGCTGAGCGCCTTAAGGAGCTTGGCTTGTTTGTGGGTACACAAGATAACCCAATGGTTATCCCTGTTTGCGGTAAAACATCTGATATTATCGAGCCTATTATGAAACCTCAGTGGTGGGTTAaccaaaaggaaatggcTAATGCTGCCGCCGAAGTTGTACGATCTGGTGAAATTGACATTGCTCCTGAGGTCTCTCGTAGAGATTTTATCCGTTGGATGGAAAACATTCAAGATTGGTGTATTTCTCGTCAATTATGGTGGGGCCACCGTATCCCTGCCTACTTTGTTAAGCTCAGCGATGCAAAGAACCACGACAAAAGCGATGATCGTTACTGGGTTAGTGGTAGATCAATTGAAGAAGTCGAAGAGAAAGCCAAGGCAGCTTTTCCCGGTAAGTCTTTTACCTTGGAGCAAGACGAAGATGTTCTTGACACTTGGTTTTCTTCAGGCTTGTGGCCTTTCTCTACCTTGGGCTGGCCCAATGAAACTGCTGACCTCAAAGCATTTTACCCAACTGATTTGATGGAAACTGGATGGGAtattttgttcttttggattGCTCGTATGGTCATGATGGGTATCAAACTTACAGGCCAAGTTCCTTTCAAGCGCGTCTTTTGCCATGCTCTTGTTCGTGATGCTCAAGGACGTAAGATGTCCAAGTCTTTGGGTAATGTCGTTGACCCTATTGACGTGATTGAGGGTATCAGCCTTCAAGCTCTGCATGATAAGCTTTTGGTTGGTAATTTGGACAACCGTGAGAtcgaaaaagcaaagaaggGTCAAAAGATGAGCTATCCCAAGGGTATCCCTCAGTGTGGTACCGACGCATTACGTTTCACCCTCTGTTCATTGACAAGTGGTGGACGTGACCTTAACTTGGACATTCTTCGTGTTGAAGGTTATCGTAAATTCTGCAATAAGCTTTACAATGCTACAAAGTTCGCCTTAGGACGCCTTGGACCCTCCTTCGTCCCCAATGAAACTGATAAGCCTACTGGCAAAGAGTCACTTGttgaaaaatggattttcCATCGTTTAAATGTTGCCGTAGATGCTATGAACAAGTATATGGAAGAGATGAATTTCTTACAAGCAACTTCTGCCGTTTACCAATTCTGGCTTTATGAGTTGTGTGACGTTTATATTGAAAACTCCAAATACTTGATCAGTGATGGATCCCCAATTCAACAAGAGTCTGCCAAGCAAACTCTTTATACTGTTCTAGACACTTCTTTAAGATTGATGCATCCTTTCATGCCTTATGTTACCGAAGAAATGTTTCAGCGTCTTCCTCGTCGTCCTAGCGATGCTACTCCCAGTATCGTGAAGGCTAAATTTCCTGTGAGCAGAGAAGACTATGCCTTTGAGCAAGCTGCTAAGGACTACGAATCTATTATTACAGTTGTTCACTCGAGTCGTTCCATGATGGCTGATAATAGTGTTAAATCTGATGCTGTCTTGTACGTTCACCCTGGCCAAAAGCAGCAAGAGTTATTTAATGCCGAAATTGCCAGTATTCAATCTTTGATTAAGAAATGCAAATCGTTGAAGATTGTTGATACTGACTTCAAGGGTGAAAACTGTGCAAAATCGGATATTTTGGAGGGTTGTACtgtctttttggaaaagggTGAGTAA
- the cyp3 gene encoding cyclophilin family peptidyl-prolyl cis-trans isomerase Cyp3: protein MSVEPVVFFDIGIGGNYTGRVKFRLFSNTVPKTAENFRQFCTGEAKGPNRNPIGYKNASFHRIIPDFMIQGGDFVSGDGTGSTSIYGTRTFPDENFVLKHDKPGLLSMANAGKDSNGCQFFITTVPCDFLDGKHVVFGEVIEGFDIVKQIESTPLGTSSRPKMNVVIMECGEM, encoded by the exons ATGAGCGTTGAACCTGTAGTGTTTTTTGAT ATTGGGATCGGTGGTAATTATACTGGAAGAGTCAAATTTCgattgttttcaaatacCGTACCCAA AACAGCTGAAAACTTCAG ACAATTTTGTACTGGAGAAGCAAAAGGCCCAAATCGAAATCCAATTG GATATAAAAATGCAAGCTTTCACAGGATAATCCCGGATTTCATGATCCAAGGAGGCGACTTTGTTAGT GGTGATGGTACAGGCAGCACTAGCATTTATGGTACCCGTACATTCCCTGATGAGAACTTTGTTTTGAAGCACGATAAACCCGGTTTGTTAAGTATGGCCAATGCCGGCAAAGACTCTAATGGGTGCCAATTCTTTATTACCACTGTCCCATGCGACTTTTTAGATGGAAAGCACGTTGTTTTTGGTGAAGTAATTGAAGGATTTGACATTGTGAAGCAAATCGAGTCTACACCGCTTGGTACTAGCTCCCGCCCGAAGATGAATGTAGTTATCATGGAATGTGGTGAAATGTAA
- the chs2 gene encoding chitin synthase-like protein Chs2 has protein sequence MRKPLPNYNDTDSIYAPRERQSLINNHKLEELNTHQPASEEGLSTGGYSWENEDVSSEQLEVPEEDTFSITSSVYDLDSTVLNASTTPPVPPVHRIGVDQDRPSNLYSRPNETFIDRSDSETLSAGSYADKKENFIDEHEYDYAMSEDNFSGLDSTSNINNSFYHETQEVPIMHDSLVVECPCPTDLKHMLGSIVHTNSEESSSVRYTAVTCNPEDMLANELKVRTNLFDRDIQAAICMTVGQEDLASFALTLSSVMENVKHLTKRNKSRVWGNESWKKVLTCIVLDGRNAVHRSILDLLSSIGAYQPCISKGRINGKKVLAHMYEFTSTISMDEKLNITTRNNGNTPMQLLVCLKEFESGTHDSQRWFLQGISSLVRPNICLFAKVGSKLETTSVYHAWKSFDVNSKLGGICGKTIIKTGKWGQKLLSPVIASQHFDQMIYNDLRLPYDSCLGYISNTSNAFYGFRYIALLDDFPDPGPLTQYFSRKNTEGKKQGILEANAHVAQEQLLFWKVVTKKQSRWYLNYVPEAQAEVKAPGSMAKVLEAKRSDINSGFSLAIYVLSDFFSLWKTRHSFLRFLMMAMQVFIFGLERLFGFFNLANFFLSFHFICNSTSFKYFNPYGQWGKTLFLIFEYIFLCTIFSQFVLAMGNRSRGSKKLSLLSLLIFISVMIYYLFCIFYVSLIPIFIHSSHGYNIIGDNYFTNVMLPCLIVLACYIFVSIISIDPLFLVTCLWQYVLLLPTRIYMEQVYALCHLHDASILNDTDVKTSNDLTETYRNEKKNKFAMIAIPKTDMLNSIYNSTLRSLSDDDDRKSGASLNRMNANSILCTTQDYYQDMRTRYVLVWALSNLILAIILLQVFQGEDSINNGYLKFVFWAFMIFVCLKTIGSSCFFAIVNIASIGSYIQRKI, from the exons ATGAGGAAGCCTTTACCTAACTACAATGACACTGATTCCATATATGCACCGCGTGAAAGACAGTCCCTCATAAACAATCACAAgcttgaagaattgaacaCACATCAACCTGCCAGTGAAGAGGGTTTGAGTACAGGGGGTTACAGCTGGGAAAATGAAGATGTGTCGTCTGAACAGCTTGAGGTTCCTGAAGAAGATACTTTTTCCATTACAAGTTCTGTTTATGATTTGGACTCTACTGTGTTAAACGCTTCAACTACACCTCCTGTTCCTCCAGTACATCGCATTGGGGTTGATCAGGACCGCCCGTCTAATTTATATTCCCGTCCTAATGAAACATTTATTGATCGTAGCGATTCAGAAACCTTAAGTGCTGGATCGTATGCggataaaaaggaaaatttcATAGATGAGCATGAATACGACTATGCTATGTCAGAAGATAACTTCAGTGGACTTGATTCAACGTCTAATATAAATAACTCGTTTTATCACGAAACGCAAGAAGTCCCCATAATGCACGATAGCTTAGTTGTCGAATGTCCCTGTCCTACTGACCTGAAACATATGCTTGGTTCTATAGTTCATACAAATTCTGAAGAATCAAGTTCTGTTCGGTATACTGCGGTGACTTGTAATCCCGAGGATATGTTGGCAAATGAGCTAAAAGTGAGAACAAATCTGTTTGACCGAGACATCCAGGCTGCAATTTGTATGACTGTAGGACAGGAAGATCTTGCATCTTTTGCATTAACACTATCCAGTGTTATGGAAAATGTGAAGCATTTAACTAAGCGCAACAAATCAAGAGTTTGGGGTAATGAAAGCTggaaaaaagttttgacGTGTATTGTGCTTGATGGCCGGAATGCGGTCCACAGAAGcattttggatttattaTCCTCTATTGGCGCATACCAGCCGTGTATTTCCAAAGGTAGAATTAATGGCAAGAAGGTTCTAGCTCATATGTATGAATTTACCAGTACTATTTCTATGGACGAAAAACTGAATATTACTACCAGAAATAATGGGAATACACCTATGCAATTGCTTGTCTGCTTGAAGGAATTTGAGAGTGGGACTCACGACTCTCAAAGGTGGTTTTTACAAGGTATCTCTTCACTTGTTCGACCAAATATTTGCTTATTCGCAAAAGTTGGCTCAAAACTAGAAACAACGTCTGTATACCATGCTTGGAAGAGTTTCGATGTTAATTCTAAGCTTGGAGGAATATGCGGCAAAACAATAATTAAAACCGGGAAATGGGGACAGAAGCTTCTTTCTCCTGTGATCGCTTCTCAACATTTTGATCAAATGATCTATAATGATCTTAGGCTGCCATACGATAGTTGTTTGGGCTACATTTCCAATACGTCTAATGCTTTCTATGGTTTCCGCTATATTGCTTTGCTAGATGATTTTCCTGATCCCGGTCCATTGACCCAATACTTCTCCCGAAAGAACacagaaggaaaaaagcaaggaaTCTTAGAAGCTAATGCACACGTTGCCCAAGAACAACTGTTGTTTTGGAAAGTTGTCACTAAAAAGCAATCGAGATGGTACCTGAATTACGTTCCTGAAGCCCAAGCCGAAGTGAAAGCCCCTGGGTCTATGGCGaaagttttggaagctAAGAGAAGTGATATTAATAGTGGCTTCAGCCTTGCTATTTATGTTCTTTCGgactttttttctctgtGGAAGACAAGACATAGTTTTCTTCGGTTCCTTATGATGGCTATGCaggttttcatttttggtttaGAGAGgttatttggatttttcaatttggcaaacttctttttatcttttcacTTCATATGCAATAGTACTTCATTCAAGTACTTTAACCCCTATGGACAATGGGGTAAGACCTTGTTTCTAATTTTTGAGTATATATTTCTGTGTACTATATTCTCACAATTTGTTTTGGCAATGGGAAACCGTTCCAGAGG CTCTAAAAAGCTCTCCCTACTTAGCCTGCTGATATTTATCTCAGTCATGATTTATTACTTATTTTGCATATTTTACGTTTCTCTAATTCCCATCTTCATACATTCATCTCATGGATATAATATTATCGGCGACAATTATTTTACAAACGTGATGTTGCCTTGCTTAATTGTTCTAGCATGTTACATTTTCGTTTCAATCATTTCGATAGACCCACTCTTTCTCGTTACATGTTTATGGCAATATGTTCTATTGTTGCCGACTCGCATCTACATGGAGCAAGTCTATGCATTATGCCATCTGCATGATGCTTCGATTCTTAATGACACAGATGTCAAGACGAGCAATGATTTAACTGAAACATATCGgaacgaaaagaaaaataagtTTGCTATGATTGCCATACCAAAAACTGATATGTTAAATTCTATCTATAACTCAACCTTACGAAGCTTAAGTGACGACGACGATCGTAAGAGTGGTGCGTCTCTAAACAGAATGAATGCTAATTCCATTTTATGTACCACTCAAGACTATTATCAGGATATGCGAACACGCTATGTCCTCGTTTGGGCTTTGAGCAATCTTATCCTCGCAATTATCTTGCTTCAAGTCTTCCAAGGTGAAGATTCCATAAATAATGGCTACTtaaaatttgtattttgggcttttatgatttttgtttgtcttAAAACAATTGGTTCTTCATGCTTCTTTGCAATTGTAAACATTGCTTCAATTGGATCATATATTCAACGGAAGATTTGA